The following proteins are co-located in the Oncorhynchus gorbuscha isolate QuinsamMale2020 ecotype Even-year unplaced genomic scaffold, OgorEven_v1.0 Un_scaffold_1925, whole genome shotgun sequence genome:
- the LOC124024555 gene encoding kelch-like protein 23, translated as MSSRNTMSSKGQESPESFYTYDFCDPTHPTEVLEALGEYYTEGLFTDIALQCSTGELFHCHKVALCSRSSYFRAMFTADMRERSHSVIRLAGVDVEVLTTLVDYVYTSKASITQWNVESLLEAADLLQFGAVKTACENFLVRLLHVDNCLGMLRFAQLHVCLSLEKEARRVLLCHFHEVVREEEFQELGVEKVRSLLQEENLAEVLKEAVLVEGVVRWLAHDTLARRGHFQELLHSAHLDLKEEYLRTALELHRECLETDTEDIHSLFVQALKTAFNINKSPSEHCRRGRRLTSRMFVIGGYHWHPLSEVQTWDPVTDQWQQGEDMPDHTRESYGVTLLGSNIYISGGYRTDTTEALDTVWVYSSDTDKWTQGQPMLTARYYHCSVGLHGCVYVIGGYRGGAPMGETEFYDPLKRKWIPVANMVQGVGNATACVLRDTIYVAGGHYGYKGSCTYDKIQTYRAEVNEWSITTTCPHPEYGLCLVSLHPKLYLVGGQTTITDCYEPDRDEWSQLARTKERRMECGAVAMNGSLYVTGGYSYSKGTYLQSVERYDPEQDTWEIVGNLPGAARSHGCVCVYSV; from the exons ATGTCGAGCAG GAACACAATGTCATCTAAGGGACAGGAGTCGCCGGAGTCCTTCTACACCTATGATTTCTGTGACCCAACCCATCCCACGGAGGTTCTAGAAGCCCTCGGAGAATACTACACAGAAGGCTTGTTCACTGACATAGCGCTACAGTGCTCTACAGGGGAGCTCTTCCACTGCCATAAAGTGGCTCTATGCTCCCGTAGTTCCTACTTCAGAGCCATGTTCACAGCCGATATGAGAGAGAGGTCCCACAGTGTCATCAGACTAGCTGGGGTAGATGTGGAGGTGCTGACGACCCTGGTGGACTATGTGTACACCTCCAAG GCCTCCATTACCCAGTGGAATGTAGAGTCTCTGCTGGAGGCTGCAGACCTGCTGCAGTTCGGAGCCGTGAAAACGGCCTGTGAGAACTTCCTGGTTCGTCTCCTCCACGTCGACAACTGTCTGGGCATGCTCCGTTTCGCCCAGCTCCACGTGTGTCTGTCCCTGGAGAAGGAGGCACGCAGGGTGCTGCTCTGCCACTTCCACGAG gtggtgagagaggaggagttcCAGGAGCTGGGGGTGGAGAAGGTGAGGAGCCTCCTGCAGGAGGAGAACCTGGCGGAGGTGTTGAAAGAGGCGGTGCTGGTGGAGGGGGTGGTGAGGTGGCTGGCCCACGATACTCTTGCCCGCAGGGGACACTTCCAGGAGCTTCTTCACTCCGCCCACTTAGACCTGAAGGAAGAGTACCTCAGGACTGCCTTGGAGCTTCATAGAGAGTGTCTGGAGACTGACACTGAAGACATCCACTCTCTATTTGTCCAAGCTCTGAAGACTGCTTTTAATATCAATAAAAGCCCTTCGGAACACTGCAGAAGGGGCAGGAGACTGACCTCCAGGATGTTTGTGATAGGAGGGTACCACTGGCACCCTCTGTCTGAGGTCCAGACCTGGGACCCGGTCACGGACCAGTGGCAGCAGGGGGAGGATATGCCAGACCACACCAGGGAGAGTTATGGAGTTACCCTGCTGGGCTCCAACATCTACATTAGCGGTGGCTACAGGACAGACACTACAGAGGCTCTAGATACAGTGTGGGTTTACAGCAGTGATACTGATAAATGGACACAGGGGCAGCCCATGCTGACAGCGAGGTACTACCACTGTTCTGTGGGTCTGCATGGGTGTGTCTACGTCATAGGAGGGTACAGAGGAGGGGCGCCCATGGGGGAAACGGAATTCTATGACCCCTTGAAAAGGAAGTGGATTCCCGTAGCTAATATGGTACAAG GCGTGGGGAACGCTACGGCCTGTGTTCTGAGAGACACAATATATGTGGCAGGCGGTCACTATGGTTACAAGGGAAGCTGCACCTATGATAAGATTCAGACCTACAGGGCAGAAGTCAATGAATGGAGCATAACAACGACCTGTCCTCATCCAG AGTACGGCCTGTGCCTGGTGTCACTGCACCCCAAGCTGTACCTGGTGGGTGGCCAGACCACCATCACAGACTGTTACGAACCGGACAGAGATGAGTGGAGCCAGCTGGCCAGGAccaaggagaggaggatggagtgtgGCGCCGTGGCCATGAACGGGTCCCTGTATGTCACCGGGGGCTACTCCTACTCCAAGGGCACCTACCTGCAGAGTGTGGAGAGGTACGACCCCGAACAGGACACCTGGGAGATCGTGGGGAATTTACCTGGAGCGGCGCGGTCACATGGATGTGTCTGTGTTTAcagtgtttag